Proteins encoded by one window of Nocardia goodfellowii:
- a CDS encoding DoxX family protein: protein MRWNSLARIVFRFCVVYFGLYNLLLNFVPFTVVDLLGPWFRGYGGWWITSWTDPVTGWVGSTVFGVDTALHQDSGAGDQTAVWVLMFCVLVVAVICAAVWTIVDRRPAHPWLLAWFTLFLRMSLGATMVSFGFAKLIPTQMPGPTLAQLLQPYGEMSPASVLWLQVGSSYPYEMAIGAAEVVAGLLLFVPRTAVLGAVFSLGSTAQILLVNMTYDIPEKLLASHLLLISLFLLAPYLRRLLDVFVRHRACDPLTQPALFPDDRKNRVALWVTVAIGLWIALNNGSDRWRVWQEQYSPHSPKSELYGIWDVREFTFDGRPRPPLTTDEIRWQRLVFDDPQQATYQEMDGDLIPAEATFLPNGVLQLGTAETDGPRIPLATLSHEQPAPNQLLLRGTLHDRPVVVTLERVDLNSFTLRNRGFHWVQDYIYFR, encoded by the coding sequence GTGCGTTGGAACTCATTGGCGCGGATCGTCTTTCGCTTCTGTGTCGTCTATTTCGGCCTATACAACCTGCTCCTCAATTTCGTCCCTTTCACGGTGGTCGATCTGCTCGGCCCTTGGTTCCGCGGATACGGCGGATGGTGGATCACCTCGTGGACAGACCCCGTCACCGGTTGGGTGGGCAGCACGGTTTTCGGGGTCGACACGGCGCTGCATCAGGATTCCGGCGCCGGCGACCAGACAGCGGTGTGGGTGCTGATGTTCTGCGTCCTCGTCGTCGCGGTGATTTGCGCCGCGGTGTGGACGATTGTCGACCGTCGCCCGGCGCACCCCTGGTTGCTGGCGTGGTTCACGCTGTTCTTGCGGATGTCGCTGGGCGCGACGATGGTGAGTTTCGGGTTCGCCAAACTGATTCCGACGCAGATGCCAGGGCCGACGCTGGCCCAGTTGTTGCAACCGTACGGCGAGATGAGTCCGGCCTCGGTGCTGTGGTTACAGGTCGGCAGCTCGTATCCGTATGAGATGGCGATCGGCGCGGCGGAGGTCGTGGCCGGGCTGTTGCTGTTCGTGCCGCGGACCGCGGTGCTCGGTGCCGTGTTCAGCCTGGGAAGCACCGCGCAGATCCTGCTGGTGAACATGACCTACGACATACCGGAGAAACTGCTCGCCTCGCACCTGCTGCTGATCAGCCTGTTCCTGCTCGCCCCCTACCTGCGGCGACTGCTCGATGTCTTTGTGCGGCACCGTGCGTGCGATCCGCTGACGCAACCCGCGCTGTTCCCCGACGACCGGAAGAACCGCGTCGCGCTCTGGGTCACGGTGGCCATCGGACTATGGATCGCACTGAACAACGGCTCTGACCGCTGGCGGGTCTGGCAAGAACAGTACAGTCCGCACAGCCCCAAATCCGAGTTGTACGGGATCTGGGATGTCCGTGAGTTCACCTTCGACGGCCGACCCCGGCCCCCGCTGACCACCGACGAAATCCGCTGGCAACGATTGGTTTTCGACGACCCCCAGCAAGCCACGTATCAGGAGATGGACGGTGATCTCATCCCGGCCGAGGCGACCTTCCTCCCCAATGGGGTCCTCCAACTCGGCACGGCCGAAACTGACGGCCCCCGAATCCCTTTGGCGACGCTGTCGCACGAGCAACCCGCGCCGAACCAGCTGCTCCTGCGCGGCACTCTCCACGACCGCCCGGTGGTGGTCACCCTCGAACGCGTGGACCTGAACAGCTTTACCCTCCGTAACCGCGGTTTCCACTGGGTCCAGGACTACATCTACTTCCGATGA
- a CDS encoding alpha/beta hydrolase, translated as MAFSKSAASVAGVLVVAFVFSLMAIRPAAAQARLVDEAPLADNISRIDVYSPAMDRVVSNRVIHAAGGPAPTLYLLTGIGGGEDGISWWDDTDVREFFADKHVNVVMPVGGKFSLYTDWVADDPAIGRNRWQTYLTQELPGVLDARLGSTGRNAIAGVSMSAGSAVDLAIQSGTLYSAVAAYSGCPWTADTLGIAMINAQVGRGGANTANMWGPPGGAGWQAHDAFANAAALTGKTIYLSAATGTPGAIDEGGLPFPPVEAIASSCTAAFAARLNQLGLPVIHVNRPEGSHTWGQFETDLHDSWPHLARAIGA; from the coding sequence ATGGCGTTTTCGAAGTCTGCGGCCTCGGTCGCGGGGGTGTTGGTGGTGGCGTTCGTGTTCTCCCTCATGGCCATTCGTCCGGCGGCGGCGCAAGCCCGGCTGGTGGACGAGGCGCCACTGGCCGACAACATCTCGCGGATCGACGTCTACTCCCCCGCGATGGATCGAGTGGTCAGCAACAGGGTGATTCACGCGGCCGGCGGCCCCGCGCCGACGCTGTACCTGCTCACCGGCATCGGCGGTGGTGAAGACGGCATTTCCTGGTGGGACGACACCGATGTGCGAGAGTTCTTCGCGGACAAGCACGTCAACGTGGTGATGCCGGTGGGCGGTAAGTTCAGCCTGTACACCGATTGGGTCGCCGACGACCCGGCGATCGGCCGGAACCGCTGGCAGACCTACCTCACCCAGGAGCTACCCGGTGTGCTCGACGCGCGGCTCGGCAGCACCGGACGCAACGCGATCGCCGGGGTGTCGATGAGCGCGGGCTCGGCGGTGGATCTGGCCATTCAGTCCGGCACTCTGTACAGCGCGGTCGCGGCCTACAGCGGCTGCCCGTGGACCGCGGACACGCTCGGCATCGCGATGATCAACGCGCAGGTCGGTCGCGGCGGCGCCAACACGGCGAACATGTGGGGCCCGCCCGGCGGCGCGGGCTGGCAAGCGCACGACGCCTTCGCCAACGCGGCGGCACTGACCGGGAAGACCATCTATCTGTCCGCCGCGACAGGTACTCCCGGCGCTATCGACGAGGGCGGGTTGCCGTTCCCGCCCGTCGAGGCCATCGCGAGCTCGTGCACCGCGGCGTTCGCGGCCCGGCTGAACCAGCTCGGACTGCCCGTCATCCACGTCAACCGGCCGGAGGGTTCGCACACCTGGGGACAGTTCGAGACCGACCTGCACGACTCCTGGCCGCACCTGGCCCGCGCGATCGGCGCTTGA
- a CDS encoding nitroreductase/quinone reductase family protein: MSPHSKRLRRMVNRLNKLVTLLQKRGVVFSDMHILTVVGRRTGELRDVPVSVLEVAGARYVFQAYPKSAWVANVRASPTVTLTRGRRSSEVRMTELAVPERRSLLRDHVAGNPTKLGEWFVKTGLIEEGTPDGLAAAAERIAIFRVDPA; this comes from the coding sequence ATGAGTCCACACTCGAAACGACTGCGCCGCATGGTCAATCGGCTCAACAAGTTGGTCACCTTGCTGCAGAAGCGTGGTGTCGTCTTTTCCGACATGCACATCCTCACGGTGGTCGGCCGTCGCACCGGCGAGTTGCGGGACGTGCCGGTCTCGGTGCTCGAGGTGGCCGGTGCGCGTTACGTCTTCCAGGCGTATCCGAAGTCGGCCTGGGTGGCGAACGTTCGGGCGTCGCCGACGGTCACGTTGACCCGTGGTCGGCGTTCCTCGGAGGTGCGGATGACGGAATTGGCCGTGCCGGAACGTCGTTCGCTGCTACGCGATCATGTCGCGGGCAACCCGACGAAACTGGGGGAGTGGTTTGTCAAGACCGGCCTGATCGAGGAAGGTACCCCGGACGGGCTCGCTGCCGCGGCCGAGCGCATCGCGATCTTCCGCGTCGATCCGGCGTGA
- a CDS encoding S9 family peptidase — protein sequence MTITVLPFGSWPTSITSESVVSAAVRLGEVRVDGGDVYWSEGRPSEGGRTQIVRCAPDGTRTDLLPEGMNARTAVHEYGGAAWWVRGGVLFVVNWDDQRVYRIERGQEPVALTPEPAVARGDRYGDGAFGPGGGEVVAIREHHPVGGRGAVDVRNEIVRLAADRPSLPEVVVSGPDFVVAPRLSPDGSMLAVITWDHPSMPWDDTVLRVRDLATGADTIVAGGVGESVQEPRWRADGSLLFLSDRNGWWNLYRWTTAGTVEAVIETEAEIGVPAWQLGSARYAVLADDSIVFARWREGYDGLAVRRPDGSVTDVKLPFSAITAVERADGNAVVVVAGTPTSELGVYRITFVGTQVEVETLRAPRDLGLRDADISVPEPISFPSTDRDGAPRGAHALFYPPTSTRYRGPDGELPPLLVMIHGGPTAQALPLLASSTQYWTSRGFAVVDVNYGGSTGYGRAYRELLRDAWGVVDVADCIAAARWLADNGRVDPRRLAIRGGSAGGYTTLAALARADSPFSAGADHYGVADLEALAAETHKFESRYLDGLIGEYPAERDLYRERSPIHHIEQFRSPLIVLQGSEDAVVPPNQSEMIVDALRKRGIPVTYLLFEGEQHGFRRAENIRRALDSELSFYAQIFGFDLPTDEGIEAVTVENLSN from the coding sequence GTGACCATCACCGTGCTGCCCTTCGGATCCTGGCCGACCTCGATCACCTCCGAAAGCGTCGTCAGTGCGGCGGTGCGCCTCGGGGAGGTGCGGGTGGACGGGGGCGATGTGTACTGGTCGGAGGGTCGGCCCTCGGAAGGAGGGCGGACGCAGATTGTGCGGTGCGCGCCCGACGGAACGCGTACCGATCTGTTGCCCGAGGGTATGAACGCCAGGACAGCTGTGCACGAATACGGCGGGGCGGCATGGTGGGTGCGCGGTGGTGTGCTTTTCGTGGTCAACTGGGATGACCAGAGGGTGTATCGGATCGAGCGGGGTCAGGAGCCGGTTGCGCTGACGCCGGAGCCGGCCGTGGCACGCGGTGATCGGTACGGCGACGGTGCTTTCGGCCCGGGCGGTGGCGAGGTGGTGGCGATCCGGGAGCACCATCCGGTCGGTGGGCGCGGCGCGGTCGATGTGCGTAATGAGATCGTGCGGCTGGCGGCGGATCGGCCTTCGCTGCCGGAAGTGGTGGTCAGTGGGCCTGATTTCGTCGTCGCGCCGCGGTTGAGTCCGGACGGCTCCATGCTCGCTGTCATCACGTGGGATCATCCGTCCATGCCGTGGGACGACACCGTCCTGCGGGTGCGGGACCTCGCGACCGGCGCCGACACCATTGTCGCGGGCGGGGTGGGTGAGTCGGTACAAGAACCGCGGTGGCGGGCCGACGGCTCGCTGCTGTTCCTGTCCGACCGCAACGGGTGGTGGAACCTCTACCGGTGGACAACCGCGGGCACCGTCGAGGCAGTGATCGAGACCGAAGCCGAAATCGGTGTCCCCGCATGGCAGTTGGGTTCAGCGCGCTATGCTGTGCTCGCCGACGACAGCATCGTGTTCGCCCGGTGGCGTGAAGGGTACGACGGACTCGCGGTGCGACGCCCGGACGGTTCGGTGACCGATGTGAAGCTGCCGTTCTCCGCGATCACCGCGGTGGAACGGGCAGACGGGAACGCGGTCGTCGTGGTAGCGGGCACGCCCACCAGCGAACTCGGCGTCTATCGCATCACTTTCGTCGGCACACAGGTCGAGGTCGAAACTTTGCGGGCGCCACGTGATCTCGGGCTTCGAGACGCCGATATCTCTGTCCCCGAACCTATCTCGTTTCCCTCCACGGATCGCGACGGTGCGCCGCGCGGCGCGCACGCGCTGTTCTATCCGCCCACGAGTACCCGGTACCGCGGGCCCGACGGGGAACTGCCGCCGCTGCTCGTCATGATCCATGGCGGTCCTACCGCACAGGCCCTGCCGCTGCTGGCATCGAGCACTCAGTACTGGACCAGTCGCGGATTCGCTGTCGTCGATGTTAATTACGGTGGCTCCACCGGTTACGGCCGCGCCTACCGGGAACTGCTGCGAGACGCCTGGGGTGTGGTCGACGTGGCCGACTGCATCGCGGCTGCCCGCTGGCTCGCGGACAACGGCCGCGTCGACCCGCGCCGGCTCGCCATCCGGGGTGGCTCGGCGGGCGGTTACACGACCCTGGCCGCACTGGCTCGCGCCGATTCGCCGTTCTCGGCGGGCGCGGACCACTACGGTGTGGCCGACCTCGAGGCCCTTGCCGCCGAAACCCATAAGTTCGAAAGTCGTTATCTGGACGGCCTTATCGGCGAGTACCCCGCCGAGCGCGACCTCTACCGGGAGCGTTCGCCGATCCATCACATCGAGCAGTTCCGGAGCCCGCTGATCGTCCTGCAGGGCAGCGAGGACGCCGTGGTGCCGCCGAACCAGTCGGAGATGATCGTCGACGCGTTGCGTAAGCGCGGAATCCCCGTCACATACCTGCTTTTCGAGGGCGAGCAGCACGGATTCCGGCGGGCGGAGAACATTCGCCGGGCGCTGGACTCCGAACTGAGCTTCTACGCGCAGATATTCGGATTCGACTTGCCGACCGATGAAGGCATCGAGGCGGTTACGGTCGAGAACCTTTCGAACTGA
- a CDS encoding IS630 family transposase, translating to MARKPEVFVRAVTPDEGRRLQKITKTSRQPVRMRRAIVVMASAQRQPVPAIARLMQVTEAYVRQVIHEFNERGFEALDPKWSGGRPSKVDRATRERIACIARCCPRDLGWPFSTWSLSKLREVLQVNEIAQISRETLRKILKAEGVSWQADKTWKAGRDPEFTAKMNRILGLYDQPPADGRVLCVDEFGPLNLQPRAGRGWFRQRRPKRLRATYHRTQGVRHLLGALDLATGKIHYRIRDRKRWIEFLALLKSLRARWPGEKLYVIADNFSPHKRVEVGEWAAAHDVELVFLPTYSSWLNWIESEFAALRYFALNGTDHRSHGEQDAAIGAYIRWHNQHARPKRDFAVNSKIRLPDYLPKVA from the coding sequence GTGGCCCGAAAACCGGAAGTGTTCGTGCGAGCGGTGACCCCGGACGAGGGACGCCGATTGCAGAAGATCACCAAGACGAGCAGACAACCGGTCAGGATGCGGCGCGCGATCGTGGTGATGGCCTCGGCCCAGCGGCAACCGGTCCCAGCGATCGCCCGGTTGATGCAAGTCACCGAAGCCTATGTGCGGCAAGTGATCCACGAGTTCAACGAACGGGGGTTCGAAGCATTGGACCCAAAATGGAGCGGGGGCAGGCCGAGCAAGGTCGATCGAGCGACGCGTGAACGCATCGCCTGTATCGCCCGGTGCTGCCCCCGCGACTTGGGCTGGCCCTTCTCGACCTGGAGCCTGTCGAAGTTACGAGAAGTACTGCAGGTCAACGAGATCGCGCAGATCAGCCGCGAAACCCTGCGCAAGATCCTGAAGGCCGAGGGTGTGTCGTGGCAGGCGGACAAGACCTGGAAAGCCGGACGCGACCCGGAATTCACCGCGAAGATGAACCGAATCCTGGGGCTTTACGACCAGCCGCCCGCCGACGGGCGGGTGCTGTGCGTCGACGAGTTCGGGCCGTTGAATTTGCAACCCCGCGCCGGTCGGGGTTGGTTTCGGCAGCGAAGACCGAAACGGTTGCGGGCGACCTACCACCGCACCCAAGGCGTCCGGCATCTGCTCGGGGCGTTGGATCTGGCCACCGGGAAAATCCACTACCGGATCCGAGATCGCAAGCGGTGGATCGAGTTTCTGGCGTTGTTGAAATCGCTGCGGGCCCGCTGGCCCGGCGAGAAGCTCTACGTGATCGCCGACAACTTCTCCCCGCACAAACGCGTTGAGGTCGGTGAGTGGGCCGCGGCCCACGACGTGGAACTGGTGTTCCTGCCGACCTATTCATCCTGGTTGAACTGGATCGAGTCCGAATTCGCGGCACTACGTTACTTCGCACTCAACGGCACCGACCACCGCAGCCACGGCGAGCAGGACGCCGCCATCGGCGCCTACATCCGCTGGCACAACCAGCACGCCAGACCCAAACGCGACTTCGCCGTCAACTCCAAGATCCGGCTGCCCGATTACCTACCGAAGGTTGCTTGA
- a CDS encoding NUDIX hydrolase: MIETTLLEKLMREADRDGVQQLVVGAVVQHNGKVLLLQRPTDDFMGGIWELPSGKVDPGESIDQALIREVKEETGLDVITIANYLGDFDYQSGSGKKSRQFNFTVQVGPAEPVELTEHDAYTWTSLVEEPPVTDAVKQVLVRYQES, translated from the coding sequence ATGATCGAGACCACACTTCTGGAGAAATTGATGCGCGAAGCCGACCGCGACGGAGTACAACAACTTGTCGTGGGTGCAGTCGTCCAACACAATGGCAAAGTGCTACTGCTGCAACGTCCTACCGATGATTTCATGGGCGGGATATGGGAGCTCCCCAGCGGCAAAGTAGATCCCGGCGAATCCATCGATCAAGCCCTGATCCGGGAAGTCAAGGAAGAGACCGGCCTTGACGTCATCACCATCGCGAACTACCTCGGCGACTTCGACTACCAATCCGGCAGCGGTAAGAAAAGCCGACAGTTCAACTTCACCGTCCAGGTCGGTCCTGCTGAGCCTGTGGAGCTGACAGAACACGACGCGTACACTTGGACCAGCCTGGTCGAGGAACCACCAGTGACGGATGCCGTGAAACAGGTGCTGGTGCGGTACCAGGAGAGCTAG
- a CDS encoding DegT/DnrJ/EryC1/StrS family aminotransferase yields the protein MLHGQYNKRCRNEIPADSDLSRYAVTGTGLKHRIHPLAAALALEQLSRLDDYLAGRQRIAEYIHDELRREPGLTITWHEPHTRPAWYGLTILYDDEFFDDVPIERFHAALQAEGCNEFDRPGSTCPLNLLSLFQEPGPLFPAFAGKLAYAPGDYPRAEELHRATLKLPVWHRDDDLALVDRYIEALYKVINHHADLKG from the coding sequence TTGCTGCACGGCCAGTACAACAAGCGTTGCCGAAACGAAATCCCAGCCGACTCCGACCTCAGTCGCTACGCCGTGACGGGCACGGGACTCAAACATCGCATCCATCCACTGGCCGCAGCCCTTGCACTGGAACAACTTTCACGTCTGGATGACTACCTTGCAGGGCGTCAGCGCATCGCCGAGTACATCCACGACGAACTCCGGCGAGAACCCGGCCTGACGATTACCTGGCACGAACCGCACACGCGGCCAGCCTGGTACGGACTCACGATTCTCTACGACGACGAATTCTTCGACGACGTGCCGATCGAGCGCTTCCACGCCGCGTTGCAAGCCGAGGGCTGCAACGAGTTCGACCGGCCGGGATCGACCTGCCCGCTGAACCTACTATCGCTTTTCCAGGAACCAGGTCCATTGTTTCCCGCTTTCGCTGGCAAGCTGGCCTACGCCCCGGGAGACTACCCACGGGCCGAAGAGCTCCACCGCGCCACCCTGAAACTTCCCGTCTGGCACCGAGACGATGACCTGGCGCTCGTCGATCGCTACATCGAAGCGCTGTACAAAGTCATCAACCACCACGCTGACCTGAAAGGCTAG
- a CDS encoding phosphotransferase enzyme family protein, with translation MTATTASEVVLARAARRVGLEATGPKMIREGSHAIYRLGGIVARIGRPGSLEDAERELRVSRWLNGSGTPTVEAVSELPQPIVVDDRPVTWWQLIPDHRPATPAELGAMLRALHSLRPPAEPKLCEYDPFADLHERLATADTIDNDDRNWLLSHYDELYQRYDELPKPVQLSVIHGDAWQGNLVVPPSGISTVLDLDKVSLGRPEWDLIQLAVDYADFRRVSTDQYRSFVRAYGGYDVTSWPTFRLFADIQELRWVGFALDRAGTSEPAAQQATHRIACLRGDILRPWRWEAM, from the coding sequence ATGACCGCAACGACGGCATCCGAGGTTGTGCTGGCCAGGGCCGCTCGACGAGTCGGCCTCGAAGCGACTGGCCCCAAAATGATCCGCGAAGGATCCCATGCCATCTACCGGCTCGGCGGCATCGTGGCGCGAATAGGAAGACCGGGCAGCCTAGAGGATGCCGAGCGGGAGTTGCGAGTATCGCGATGGCTCAATGGTTCCGGCACTCCAACGGTGGAAGCGGTATCGGAGCTGCCTCAACCGATCGTTGTCGACGACCGCCCGGTCACTTGGTGGCAGCTAATTCCGGACCATCGTCCGGCCACACCGGCTGAGCTCGGAGCCATGCTCCGAGCGCTCCATAGCTTGAGACCGCCGGCCGAGCCAAAACTGTGCGAGTACGACCCGTTTGCGGATCTTCACGAGCGGTTGGCAACCGCGGACACGATTGACAACGACGACCGAAATTGGCTGCTGTCGCACTATGACGAGCTGTACCAGCGATATGACGAACTGCCCAAACCAGTGCAGCTCTCGGTAATTCACGGTGATGCCTGGCAAGGCAACCTGGTGGTACCGCCCTCCGGGATCTCAACTGTGCTGGATCTGGATAAGGTGTCGCTCGGCCGACCGGAATGGGATCTCATCCAGTTGGCTGTGGACTACGCAGATTTCAGGCGCGTCTCGACCGATCAATACCGGTCCTTCGTCCGGGCCTACGGAGGCTACGACGTCACCAGCTGGCCCACCTTTCGGCTATTTGCGGACATCCAGGAGCTGCGGTGGGTCGGATTTGCTCTCGATCGAGCCGGTACGAGCGAGCCAGCGGCTCAGCAGGCGACGCATCGGATTGCGTGTCTGCGCGGTGACATACTTCGACCGTGGCGGTGGGAGGCGATGTGA
- a CDS encoding HNH endonuclease, producing MHVIAGVVVIGLIFLVIGWIAENWLPIAALAAVVLGTWGLVLLIRHIRMTRYFAGDEFLAHKGAIASFVAEHNELAQYVDEIRRRGTFALGGSASGAQAHLADFQNTSRHKYRRDRNFATYQTPFVHNCSLQVARNASTDPIKYVMKYFNIKATEKDLTDVETLGDGIIRLEDAITNLGQREASITQAVNPPKFIMKHYADEFMKHVGVELSPIMVPYPVYMFEYISAGGNSSQRTTVTLDRETIDAMIETMSQRIKFRKSAAGQRALMTSALRTMIKERDNYTCRYCSISLAAEPHLLLEVDHIVPVSKGGLTAPDNLQTLCWRCNRTKSNKIIGNNGALGPQ from the coding sequence ATGCACGTAATCGCGGGCGTGGTAGTCATCGGACTGATCTTCTTGGTCATCGGGTGGATAGCCGAGAACTGGCTACCGATCGCAGCGCTCGCGGCCGTTGTGCTCGGGACGTGGGGTCTGGTGCTGCTGATCCGGCACATACGCATGACGCGCTACTTCGCAGGCGACGAATTTTTAGCCCATAAGGGCGCGATCGCTTCGTTCGTTGCCGAGCACAACGAACTTGCCCAGTACGTCGATGAGATACGCAGGCGAGGCACGTTCGCGCTGGGTGGGTCGGCCAGCGGAGCGCAGGCTCACCTCGCGGATTTTCAAAACACCAGCCGTCACAAATACCGGCGCGACCGGAACTTCGCTACTTATCAGACGCCGTTCGTACACAACTGCTCATTGCAGGTTGCCCGCAATGCGAGTACCGACCCAATTAAGTACGTCATGAAGTACTTCAACATCAAGGCCACCGAGAAAGACTTGACTGACGTGGAGACCTTGGGCGATGGCATAATTCGCCTCGAAGATGCCATCACCAACCTCGGCCAGCGCGAGGCCAGCATCACTCAAGCGGTCAACCCTCCCAAGTTCATCATGAAGCACTACGCAGACGAGTTCATGAAACACGTGGGGGTCGAATTGTCACCGATCATGGTGCCTTACCCCGTGTATATGTTCGAGTACATCAGTGCGGGCGGCAACAGCTCTCAGCGCACGACTGTCACGCTCGACCGAGAGACGATCGACGCGATGATCGAGACGATGTCGCAGAGGATCAAGTTCCGTAAGAGTGCGGCGGGTCAGAGGGCACTGATGACCTCAGCACTGCGGACGATGATCAAGGAGCGTGACAACTACACCTGTAGGTACTGCTCGATCTCGCTCGCAGCTGAGCCTCACCTACTCCTCGAGGTAGACCACATCGTGCCGGTGTCCAAGGGTGGGTTGACCGCGCCCGACAACCTTCAGACCTTGTGCTGGCGGTGCAACCGCACCAAGTCGAACAAGATCATTGGCAACAACGGAGCATTGGGGCCGCAGTGA